One genomic region from Candidatus Caldarchaeum subterraneum encodes:
- a CDS encoding conserved hypothetical protein (Similar to resolovase (holiday junction tye)) translates to MSYRRGRRFEYEVRDFFEDRGWLVIRAARSKPVDLVCIKDGRVMLVECKYAGGRLLKEERKALEKIGKRYGVDVVVARRKKRGETELETLHHSKGL, encoded by the coding sequence ATGAGCTATAGGAGGGGGAGGAGGTTCGAGTACGAGGTTAGGGATTTCTTTGAGGATAGGGGGTGGCTGGTTATCAGGGCTGCCCGGAGCAAGCCTGTTGACCTAGTGTGCATAAAGGATGGGAGAGTGATGCTTGTCGAGTGCAAGTATGCAGGGGGCCGGCTGCTCAAGGAGGAGAGGAAGGCTCTTGAGAAGATAGGTAAGAGGTATGGCGTGGATGTAGTGGTGGCGCGGAGAAAGAAGAGAGGAGAGACAGAGCTTGAAACACTCCACCACTCCAAGGGCTTGTAG
- a CDS encoding probable transcription initiation factor IIB: MRLDELLTSYANAFSLPNHVVDLAREMLERLRRMGLSQGRNGETLVAAVLYIACKQSQHPVQLKDMLQRKKGFLKTLRKVSEALGYSTVADQRQSAQIFLRMVANKLGLEPYVEEAASILHRYGEHTHVAATAALYVAAAPSCSLTEVTKASGFSVVAICRRAKAIREKLWIQVKNSERGFGATSPALQPQAQQASRPASQQERV; the protein is encoded by the coding sequence ATGAGACTCGACGAGCTGCTGACGAGCTACGCCAACGCTTTCTCGTTGCCCAACCACGTGGTAGACTTGGCTAGGGAGATGCTGGAAAGGCTCAGGAGAATGGGCTTGTCACAGGGAAGGAATGGCGAGACTTTGGTTGCCGCGGTTCTCTACATCGCCTGCAAACAGAGCCAGCATCCTGTTCAGCTAAAGGATATGCTCCAGCGAAAGAAAGGCTTCCTGAAAACGTTGAGGAAGGTGTCGGAAGCCCTTGGATACAGCACCGTGGCTGACCAGCGGCAGTCGGCGCAAATTTTCCTAAGAATGGTAGCCAACAAGCTTGGTCTAGAGCCCTACGTGGAAGAGGCCGCGAGCATCCTTCATAGATACGGAGAACACACACATGTCGCCGCAACCGCAGCGCTATATGTTGCAGCCGCGCCAAGCTGCTCCTTGACCGAGGTGACCAAGGCCTCCGGTTTCTCAGTTGTCGCTATATGTCGAAGAGCCAAAGCAATAAGGGAGAAGCTCTGGATACAAGTAAAAAATAGTGAGAGGGGGTTTGGTGCTACATCGCCGGCGCTTCAGCCGCAGGCTCAGCAGGCTTCTCGGCCGGCTTCTCAGCAGGAGCGGGTTTAG
- a CDS encoding 1H-3-hydroxy-4-oxoquinaldine 2,4-dioxygenase produces the protein MGRLLYALSSGLKIAYEDHGRGEPVLLFMPGWCDNRTQYRDLVPFCSSRSRCLVIDWPGHGESDTPAADFGEKELVAAAISVIERSGARRIVTVSTAHAGWVAIELRRQLLEKNQKLVLLDWLVLEPPQPFLEALRGLQSREHWEQVRESLFSMWLSGVVDDRILQHVRREMGSHGFEMWARAGREISASYERFGSPLKALSELEPPPHVLHLFSLPKDEAYLRAQNEFAKNHQWFSVYRLDANTHFPALEDPKTVSAFINDFIS, from the coding sequence ATGGGCAGGCTTCTATATGCATTATCAAGTGGTTTGAAGATAGCTTACGAAGACCACGGACGGGGAGAACCGGTGCTTCTATTCATGCCCGGCTGGTGTGATAATCGCACACAGTATCGTGACCTAGTGCCGTTCTGCTCATCACGTTCGCGCTGCCTCGTCATTGACTGGCCTGGGCATGGAGAGTCAGACACGCCGGCGGCGGATTTTGGTGAGAAGGAACTTGTGGCGGCGGCGATATCCGTTATCGAGAGGAGTGGAGCGCGGAGAATAGTCACGGTATCGACCGCTCACGCAGGGTGGGTTGCCATAGAGCTGAGGCGTCAACTTCTTGAAAAAAATCAGAAACTTGTGCTGCTGGATTGGCTGGTTCTTGAACCACCACAACCTTTCCTTGAAGCCTTAAGAGGACTGCAGTCCCGCGAGCATTGGGAGCAGGTACGAGAGAGTCTTTTCTCGATGTGGCTCTCAGGAGTTGTTGACGATAGAATTCTTCAGCATGTACGACGTGAAATGGGGTCTCACGGCTTTGAGATGTGGGCGCGTGCGGGGCGTGAAATAAGCGCAAGCTATGAACGTTTCGGAAGTCCTTTGAAAGCGTTGAGTGAGCTTGAGCCTCCTCCCCATGTTCTACATCTATTCTCCTTGCCAAAGGACGAGGCTTATCTGAGAGCTCAGAATGAATTCGCCAAAAACCACCAGTGGTTCAGTGTTTATAGACTAGACGCGAACACACATTTTCCTGCCTTAGAGGACCCTAAGACCGTTTCGGCTTTCATCAATGATTTCATAAGTTAG
- a CDS encoding hypothetical protein (Similar to N-terminal of 5-methyltetrahydropteroyltriglutamate--homocysteine methyltransferase) produces the protein MADLFPTTVVGSWPRPSWLLAELKRKNRGEISYDEFSSVADEAVLLAVKYQEDAGIDIITDGEQRRDNFFVADKLDGLKLMTVAEVIDYVEDKSRYEQMLRALDVSAFAIKSPVAVGPIKKKRAYSTE, from the coding sequence ATGGCGGACCTCTTTCCAACGACAGTCGTGGGCAGCTGGCCCAGACCCTCGTGGCTGCTCGCAGAGCTTAAGCGGAAAAACAGGGGCGAGATATCGTATGATGAGTTCAGCTCAGTAGCCGATGAGGCGGTCCTGCTGGCGGTGAAATATCAAGAAGACGCAGGCATAGACATAATAACTGATGGGGAGCAACGGCGTGATAACTTCTTCGTAGCCGATAAGCTTGATGGGCTAAAGCTGATGACCGTGGCCGAGGTTATAGACTATGTGGAGGATAAGTCAAGATACGAGCAGATGTTAAGGGCCTTAGATGTCTCAGCCTTCGCCATCAAAAGCCCGGTAGCAGTCGGGCCCATCAAGAAAAAGAGAGCCTATTCGACAGAATAG
- a CDS encoding hypothetical protein (Similar to C-terminal of OsmC family protein) gives MSLEGRIDNILTFLGLSDQGHLGYRETKAKLYVRSPADPKTIQDIWSKTLETSPVGNTLSRNVKIVPEVSVVD, from the coding sequence GTGAGTCTTGAGGGTAGGATAGACAATATCCTCACATTCCTAGGTTTGAGCGATCAAGGCCATCTTGGATACCGTGAGACAAAGGCCAAGCTCTACGTCCGCTCCCCCGCAGACCCAAAGACCATCCAAGACATATGGAGCAAAACCTTGGAGACCTCGCCCGTCGGGAACACACTTTCACGAAACGTCAAAATAGTTCCGGAAGTGTCTGTGGTTGACTGA
- a CDS encoding HEPN domain-containing protein: MDRSRDLLIDAEDFLGTARDLMEKGRWSKVCFNAQQAAELALKAVLQRMGVERRTHSLVDLLRELVTHLPESGRFWDDVKILDQYYIPTRYANAFASGPAKDKYTENQARDAVERAKRIIEWAGKHVL, translated from the coding sequence GTGGACAGGTCTAGGGACTTGTTGATAGATGCGGAAGATTTCCTAGGAACGGCTAGAGACCTTATGGAAAAGGGGAGATGGAGCAAGGTCTGTTTCAACGCGCAGCAGGCAGCGGAGCTGGCTCTCAAGGCTGTGTTGCAGAGGATGGGCGTTGAGAGACGGACTCATTCGCTAGTTGACCTCTTGCGGGAACTCGTTACCCACCTTCCCGAATCTGGGAGGTTCTGGGACGACGTAAAAATCCTAGACCAATACTACATCCCCACGAGGTATGCTAATGCATTCGCCTCGGGCCCTGCCAAAGATAAGTATACAGAAAACCAGGCACGCGATGCTGTGGAGAGGGCTAAGCGGATAATAGAGTGGGCTGGTAAACATGTCCTATAA
- a CDS encoding DNA polymerase beta domain protein translates to MSYKSELKAAALQRVNEYIDKLVDAGIKPHSVILFGSYAKDSFTEESDIDICVIAENLPEEESARRSLSSHLPHKGVQAISYFPHEFLELLEKLNIMVLEIVEYGLPIIDDSTFAKAKVILERLKSEGVIKPERDGWRVTKP, encoded by the coding sequence ATGTCCTATAAGTCAGAGCTTAAGGCCGCCGCTCTGCAGAGGGTGAATGAGTACATTGACAAGCTTGTAGACGCTGGCATAAAGCCCCACTCGGTCATTCTCTTCGGCTCCTACGCAAAAGATAGCTTCACGGAAGAAAGTGACATAGACATCTGTGTGATAGCTGAGAACCTGCCGGAAGAAGAGTCCGCACGCCGCTCCCTCTCCTCCCACCTGCCACACAAGGGTGTTCAAGCAATCAGCTACTTTCCACACGAATTTCTAGAACTGCTGGAAAAGCTGAACATCATGGTCCTGGAAATAGTGGAGTACGGTCTCCCGATCATCGACGATAGTACATTTGCAAAGGCTAAGGTGATTCTGGAGAGGCTCAAGAGCGAGGGCGTCATAAAACCTGAGAGAGATGGATGGAGAGTGACCAAGCCCTGA
- a CDS encoding D-alanine-D-alanine ligase → MGDVSRLSVGDKWKGHLEQRLDPEWWTKLFGRIYLLTDSDVVLNEQLTNYEVDLMIQLLGFEKDDSILDLCCGNGRHSLELARRGFRNVTGLDYSEELLKIAREKAEAEHLKVRFARGDARSLPFQANSFDAVVMMGNSFGYFHNPLDDLIVLKQVHRILRPYGKFMIDIADGEYLRHNYQPVSTESKTDGTLIIRERELSRDRGRLVTRELVIGRDGSVVADNLYAVRLYGFEDIKALLERAGFTGVLLRTRLSYEPESNDPGMMRIRMIITAYAQKEEITNHQTRGEKVVVVLLGDPRLPNPVKPNKIFDEDDAYAVYELKNALHGIREYKFIFVDDHSKMIEFLTKNRAGIHMVFNLCDDGFKNNPEMEAHVPALLEMLGVRYTGAGPRCLTLCYDKAKVKAIASSMGIPVPHHTILFNGDNGSLKHVKYPVIVKPNYGDNSWGITERNVVRNRDELISAIKEIRVKWGYSGPILVEEFVEGMDLTVSILGNPPQDVVLPILTEDYSKLPDGLPKILTYAAKWCPDSPYRFVNSIPVELPHRLREQLIWWCRKLFAMLECRDYARFDWRLGSDGVPRLLEVNPNPGWVWDGHFAKACLVLGWSYRRMLHEILRAAEKRYAAAAHVSQELPAHAIAYP, encoded by the coding sequence TTGGGGGATGTCTCCCGGCTCTCAGTCGGGGACAAATGGAAGGGCCACCTCGAGCAACGCTTGGACCCAGAGTGGTGGACAAAGCTTTTCGGCAGGATCTATCTATTGACCGACTCTGACGTGGTTCTCAACGAGCAGCTGACCAATTATGAGGTCGATTTGATGATACAGTTACTTGGTTTTGAGAAAGATGATTCAATATTGGATCTCTGCTGCGGCAACGGGAGACATTCGCTGGAACTGGCTAGGAGAGGGTTTAGGAACGTAACCGGGCTTGACTACTCGGAGGAACTTCTCAAAATTGCTCGGGAGAAAGCAGAGGCCGAACACCTCAAGGTGAGGTTTGCGAGGGGCGACGCACGTAGCCTGCCGTTTCAGGCTAATAGCTTCGACGCTGTGGTCATGATGGGTAACAGCTTCGGCTACTTCCACAACCCCCTCGACGACCTCATCGTCCTCAAGCAGGTTCATAGAATCCTGCGTCCCTACGGCAAGTTCATGATAGACATAGCCGACGGCGAATACCTCAGGCACAACTATCAGCCTGTGAGCACAGAATCCAAGACGGATGGTACCCTGATAATTAGGGAGAGAGAACTCTCTAGAGACCGTGGCAGGCTCGTGACACGAGAACTCGTGATAGGGAGAGACGGCTCAGTCGTAGCGGATAACCTATACGCCGTGAGGCTCTACGGGTTTGAGGATATCAAGGCGCTTCTCGAGAGAGCAGGCTTCACGGGAGTGCTTCTAAGGACTCGGCTATCCTACGAACCTGAGAGCAACGACCCAGGGATGATGCGGATAAGGATGATCATCACCGCTTACGCTCAAAAAGAGGAGATAACAAACCACCAAACCCGGGGCGAAAAGGTTGTCGTGGTCCTTCTCGGCGACCCCCGTCTCCCGAACCCCGTAAAACCTAATAAAATCTTCGACGAAGACGACGCCTACGCGGTGTACGAGCTGAAGAACGCTCTCCATGGAATAAGAGAATACAAGTTCATCTTCGTTGACGACCACTCAAAGATGATAGAGTTCCTGACGAAAAATAGAGCCGGTATTCATATGGTCTTCAACTTATGCGATGATGGTTTCAAAAACAATCCCGAGATGGAGGCACATGTTCCGGCGCTCCTAGAGATGCTGGGCGTTAGATACACAGGAGCAGGGCCACGCTGTCTCACACTTTGCTACGACAAAGCCAAGGTGAAAGCTATCGCATCCTCTATGGGGATACCTGTTCCACACCACACAATTCTATTTAACGGCGACAACGGCTCCCTTAAACACGTGAAGTACCCTGTGATAGTGAAGCCTAACTACGGTGATAACAGCTGGGGGATCACCGAGAGAAACGTGGTCAGAAACAGGGATGAGCTTATTTCAGCGATCAAAGAAATCAGAGTGAAGTGGGGCTATTCTGGCCCTATATTGGTTGAGGAGTTTGTAGAGGGCATGGATCTTACCGTCTCGATACTGGGCAACCCGCCACAAGATGTTGTGCTACCGATTTTGACAGAAGATTACTCGAAACTGCCTGACGGTTTGCCTAAGATACTTACATATGCTGCAAAATGGTGTCCCGACTCGCCGTATAGGTTTGTTAACTCTATCCCCGTGGAATTGCCTCATAGGTTGAGGGAGCAGCTGATATGGTGGTGCAGGAAGCTCTTCGCCATGTTAGAATGCAGGGACTATGCGCGCTTTGACTGGCGACTGGGTTCAGACGGGGTTCCTAGACTGTTAGAGGTTAACCCCAACCCCGGTTGGGTGTGGGACGGGCATTTCGCAAAAGCCTGCCTGGTCTTAGGATGGAGTTATAGAAGGATGCTGCATGAGATTCTCCGAGCCGCCGAGAAGAGATATGCGGCTGCGGCCCACGTCAGCCAAGAGCTGCCCGCTCATGCTATAGCTTATCCATAG
- a CDS encoding DNA polymerase beta subunit, protein MSSAEFLVREAKRRAEVFGNLKQYLEKLATVVAKLDPDAEVYLFGSVAENRHLLSSDIDILVVTEKKPGEVLAELWREGIRDPFEIHVVTDDVLEVYRKRTTLVKINKPTQKNKPGQI, encoded by the coding sequence ATGTCGTCGGCAGAATTCTTGGTTAGAGAGGCTAAACGCAGAGCGGAGGTGTTCGGAAACCTGAAGCAATACTTGGAGAAGCTGGCAACAGTCGTAGCGAAACTTGACCCAGATGCAGAGGTTTATCTTTTCGGCAGCGTTGCAGAGAACAGACACCTACTTTCAAGCGATATAGACATACTTGTTGTAACAGAGAAAAAGCCGGGCGAGGTTCTTGCAGAACTTTGGCGGGAGGGTATACGAGACCCGTTTGAGATTCACGTGGTGACAGACGATGTTCTAGAGGTCTACAGGAAGAGAACCACTCTGGTCAAAATCAACAAACCAACGCAGAAAAACAAGCCTGGCCAAATCTAG
- a CDS encoding HEPN domain-containing protein, with amino-acid sequence MTRYEDAARLLERSMWFFETALMQVGRGFYDLAVFSLEQSLQLYLKACLLRLGIDYPRTHSVRKPLELIRDVTGHRDIEEILSRYAVELGSLEDAYITSRYVTRTYAAVEVEKLKNTVEEVRNVVGRILG; translated from the coding sequence GTGACACGCTATGAGGATGCTGCGCGCTTGTTAGAGAGGTCGATGTGGTTTTTTGAAACAGCCCTTATGCAGGTTGGCCGCGGGTTTTATGACCTCGCAGTCTTCAGTTTAGAGCAGTCTCTCCAACTCTATCTGAAGGCATGTCTTCTGCGACTCGGAATAGACTACCCGAGAACACACAGCGTGAGAAAGCCCTTAGAACTTATACGCGACGTCACCGGGCATAGAGATATTGAAGAGATTTTATCGCGATATGCTGTTGAGCTAGGCTCACTGGAGGACGCTTACATTACTTCACGATACGTTACCAGAACATATGCAGCCGTGGAGGTTGAGAAGTTGAAAAACACCGTGGAGGAGGTTCGGAATGTCGTCGGCAGAATTCTTGGTTAG
- a CDS encoding conserved hypothetical protein (ATP binding protein), translated as MKKRVALSWSGGKDSAMAYHTLAAQEDLLIEFLITTYNESNNRSSMHGVRLDLIEMQAEKLGARLLKIPLPPNCSNETYSERMKTALQTLASEGINDVAFGDIFLEDVRRYREENLASVNFRGIFPLWGRDTKELAHEFLRLGFKAIICCVDTQQAPSWLIGREYSWELLENLPREVDPCGERGEFHTFVYDGPIFKEPIRIEKGEMVLREGRFLFLDLISSYDKC; from the coding sequence GTGAAGAAAAGGGTGGCCCTCAGCTGGAGTGGTGGAAAAGATTCGGCGATGGCTTACCATACTTTAGCGGCCCAAGAAGACCTGCTCATAGAATTTCTCATCACAACATACAATGAGTCAAACAACAGGTCCAGCATGCATGGTGTGAGACTCGACCTCATAGAGATGCAGGCCGAGAAACTCGGAGCCAGACTGCTAAAAATTCCCTTACCTCCCAACTGCAGCAACGAAACCTACTCTGAACGGATGAAAACAGCCCTTCAAACCCTTGCGTCAGAGGGGATAAATGACGTAGCTTTCGGCGACATCTTCCTCGAGGATGTGCGTCGTTATCGAGAGGAGAACCTTGCAAGCGTCAATTTCCGCGGAATTTTTCCACTATGGGGCAGAGACACCAAGGAACTTGCCCATGAATTCCTAAGACTTGGGTTTAAGGCGATCATTTGCTGCGTCGATACACAGCAGGCCCCCTCGTGGCTAATAGGCCGCGAATACAGCTGGGAACTACTTGAGAACCTACCCAGAGAAGTGGACCCATGCGGAGAAAGAGGAGAATTCCACACCTTTGTATACGATGGGCCCATTTTCAAGGAACCGATTCGAATAGAGAAGGGCGAAATGGTTTTGCGTGAGGGGAGGTTTCTCTTTCTAGACCTAATTTCAAGTTATGACAAGTGTTAA
- a CDS encoding conserved hypothetical protein (cytoplasmic chaperone TorD family protein) — translation MKNYESRLLTTAAIYSLLSSSFTSDPKTIQKSVNSLREIFDKLGMTEESNLADNVINIIKSDENASAEYVRLFEMGAAPPCETAYTCAENMEHRTYELADIAGFYRAFNVKQSTGTPDHIKAELEFMALIMVKELLAHENSNTEAAEICRDARRKFYREHLSRWVGEWVKKVRENARKPLYIILTELVSRIVSKHELVT, via the coding sequence TTGAAGAATTACGAGTCAAGGCTGCTGACCACAGCAGCAATATACAGCCTCCTCTCATCCAGCTTCACATCAGACCCAAAAACCATCCAGAAATCCGTCAACTCCCTCAGAGAAATCTTCGACAAGCTTGGGATGACCGAGGAGTCAAACCTAGCGGATAACGTGATAAACATCATCAAGTCAGATGAGAATGCATCAGCGGAGTATGTTCGTCTGTTTGAGATGGGTGCCGCGCCTCCGTGCGAGACAGCATACACATGTGCCGAAAACATGGAGCACAGGACATATGAGCTGGCGGACATAGCGGGCTTCTACAGAGCCTTCAACGTTAAGCAGTCCACCGGAACACCGGACCACATAAAAGCCGAGCTAGAGTTCATGGCCTTGATAATGGTGAAGGAGCTGCTGGCCCATGAAAACTCCAACACCGAAGCCGCCGAAATATGCCGCGACGCCCGGCGAAAGTTCTACAGAGAACATCTCTCCCGCTGGGTAGGCGAATGGGTAAAAAAGGTGAGGGAAAACGCCCGAAAACCGCTCTACATCATTCTCACCGAACTCGTCTCCAGAATTGTGTCAAAACATGAATTGGTGACGTGA
- a CDS encoding molybdopterin oxidoreductase subunit: MASDKKSRRAVVARMAGAADRLFLPVLAGASLFIALSASFYRQIQETISPPKPTQTQGPRPDVTARLVDKVPVKDPDSPIWDNVPLSRISLADQSIIRPLKLSVPKETLNVRAAHDGEFIGFLLEWRDDIANTSAIKVPEFRDACAVMLTSYPAPPEARFMGTQTIPATILHWKADWQVDIEEGFQDLEKAFPNVSADMYPLLKESITGGKPPKTIDLPDFARIRLPGTWVGNPISQPKKEKPVEKIIAKGPATVTTLPTQDAVGWGRWRNGVWRVVLAKKMKASDQTAGEINIERGNTYSVAFTVWFGDQGDRGARKNPSMLHTLYVE; the protein is encoded by the coding sequence ATGGCGTCAGATAAAAAGAGTAGACGCGCAGTTGTGGCGCGGATGGCTGGTGCAGCGGACCGTTTATTCCTGCCCGTATTGGCTGGCGCATCATTATTCATCGCCCTATCCGCGTCCTTCTACAGGCAGATACAGGAGACCATATCTCCGCCCAAACCCACTCAGACACAGGGACCAAGGCCCGATGTAACAGCCCGTCTAGTGGACAAGGTTCCCGTGAAAGACCCCGACTCACCCATATGGGACAACGTGCCTCTCTCCAGAATAAGCTTGGCCGACCAGTCCATAATCAGGCCGCTCAAGCTGAGCGTCCCCAAGGAGACTCTCAACGTGCGCGCGGCTCATGACGGCGAGTTTATCGGGTTTCTGCTGGAATGGCGTGACGACATAGCCAACACGAGCGCGATTAAGGTTCCCGAGTTCAGGGACGCGTGCGCAGTTATGCTCACGAGCTATCCAGCGCCGCCGGAGGCACGGTTCATGGGCACACAAACAATACCCGCCACTATACTTCACTGGAAAGCTGACTGGCAGGTTGACATAGAAGAAGGTTTCCAAGACCTGGAAAAAGCGTTCCCCAACGTTTCCGCAGACATGTACCCGCTTCTGAAAGAGTCCATAACCGGTGGAAAGCCTCCCAAAACCATAGACCTGCCCGACTTTGCACGAATTAGGCTGCCGGGGACATGGGTCGGCAACCCAATATCCCAGCCCAAGAAAGAGAAGCCTGTTGAGAAGATAATTGCCAAGGGGCCTGCGACAGTGACAACCTTGCCCACTCAGGATGCCGTCGGCTGGGGAAGATGGAGAAATGGAGTGTGGCGTGTGGTTCTTGCCAAGAAGATGAAAGCCTCAGACCAAACCGCTGGCGAGATAAACATCGAGAGGGGCAACACCTACTCCGTGGCATTCACAGTCTGGTTCGGGGACCAGGGCGACAGAGGAGCTAGGAAAAACCCCAGCATGCTTCACACACTCTATGTAGAGTAG
- a CDS encoding molybdopterin oxidoreductase Fe-S binding subunit (Similar to nitrate reductase beta chain NarH) produces the protein MPKVYNWQIGREMDYWYEGARPRRQAAAVFDTNKCIACQTCTVACKTTWTSGKGQEYMYWNNVETKPWGSYPMGWDVNILKMLGPQRWEREGDRYVYKGKTIFEAASPSERVLGYLPSDLDYAYPNRGEDETNEILVEEKFYLRLPHDLWFFYLPRICNHCTYPACLASCPRLSIYKRPEDGIVLVDQARCRGYRECVQACSYKKVFYNHVTRISEKCVLCYPAVEKGIWPRCMRTCIGKIRMFGYLHTPENADPENPLDFLVHVKKVGLPLLPQLGLEPNIYYIPPIHVGNINFLRMLFGPGVDQAVQTYKKAIASKDIELVAALLLNVSTDRIMTKFKVIGSSEVAGYDENGHEVVRIPIKEPAVVRPFYDDRLQVYRHNIT, from the coding sequence ATGCCGAAGGTGTATAATTGGCAGATTGGGCGGGAGATGGATTACTGGTATGAAGGAGCTAGGCCGAGGAGGCAGGCTGCAGCGGTCTTCGACACCAACAAGTGTATCGCATGCCAGACATGCACCGTGGCATGCAAGACCACATGGACCTCTGGGAAGGGACAGGAGTACATGTACTGGAATAATGTGGAGACCAAGCCGTGGGGCTCCTATCCGATGGGCTGGGATGTCAATATTCTCAAAATGCTAGGGCCACAGAGGTGGGAACGCGAAGGCGATAGATATGTGTACAAGGGTAAGACGATATTTGAGGCGGCTAGCCCTAGTGAACGTGTCCTAGGATATCTGCCAAGCGACCTAGACTATGCATATCCCAACAGAGGCGAGGATGAGACAAACGAGATACTGGTGGAGGAGAAATTCTATCTGAGGCTACCACATGACCTCTGGTTCTTCTACCTACCACGCATATGCAACCACTGCACCTACCCGGCATGCCTAGCATCATGCCCCCGACTCAGCATCTACAAACGACCTGAAGACGGGATTGTCCTCGTAGACCAGGCGAGATGCAGGGGTTATAGGGAGTGTGTCCAGGCATGCTCCTACAAGAAAGTCTTCTACAACCATGTAACACGCATCTCCGAGAAATGCGTTCTCTGCTACCCCGCCGTCGAAAAAGGTATCTGGCCACGATGCATGAGGACATGTATTGGCAAGATTAGGATGTTCGGCTACCTCCACACGCCAGAAAACGCGGACCCAGAGAACCCGTTAGACTTCCTAGTCCACGTCAAGAAGGTTGGTCTTCCGCTGCTTCCACAGCTGGGGCTTGAGCCCAACATCTACTACATACCGCCCATACACGTGGGCAACATCAACTTCCTGAGAATGCTTTTCGGACCCGGCGTCGACCAAGCCGTTCAAACCTACAAAAAAGCCATCGCAAGCAAGGACATCGAGCTGGTGGCAGCCCTTCTCCTCAACGTGTCAACCGACAGGATAATGACCAAGTTCAAGGTAATCGGCTCAAGCGAGGTGGCTGGATACGATGAGAACGGCCACGAAGTTGTTAGGATTCCCATCAAGGAACCAGCCGTGGTGAGACCTTTCTATGACGACAGGCTTCAAGTCTATAGACACAACATCACCTAG